One Mycobacterium sp. SMC-4 DNA window includes the following coding sequences:
- a CDS encoding heme-binding protein → MRLTLNRLRGAGALALTAGALLGGAVAAADPASDPARPPHCSAADMAGIASGVAAATSAYLFTHPELNEFFTDLHGQPHEEVPESTRAYFDAHPQEHAELQGIRQPLVDFRNRCGYGTPNAFEGQQS, encoded by the coding sequence ATGAGGCTGACACTGAACCGACTCAGGGGCGCCGGAGCGCTCGCGCTTACCGCCGGTGCGCTTCTCGGTGGTGCGGTGGCAGCTGCGGACCCGGCGTCGGATCCGGCCCGCCCACCCCATTGTTCTGCCGCCGATATGGCCGGCATCGCGTCCGGGGTCGCGGCGGCCACCTCGGCCTACCTGTTCACCCACCCCGAGCTGAACGAATTCTTCACCGACCTGCACGGCCAGCCCCACGAGGAGGTGCCCGAATCCACCAGGGCCTACTTCGACGCCCATCCGCAGGAGCACGCAGAGCTGCAGGGTATCCGCCAGCCGCTCGTCGATTTCCGCAACCGCTGCGGATACGGCACCCCGAACGCGTTCGAAGGGCAACAATCGTGA